Proteins encoded by one window of Kribbella italica:
- a CDS encoding TetR/AcrR family transcriptional regulator — MRSNPERRTALVDAAIEVLAAEGARGLTFRAVDTAAAVPNGTASNYFANRDDLLTQAGLRIHDRLGPNPADLDQPPSAEFLTALLQLLRHRLTADRTGYLALLELRLEATRRPALQQALTERVRANLEENRALHEAHGLPGDPLVLYCAVGGLMLEQLTLPGVLPEGALEDVVQALVHPGT; from the coding sequence ATGCGCAGCAACCCTGAACGCCGTACCGCCCTCGTCGACGCCGCGATCGAGGTCCTGGCCGCCGAAGGAGCCCGCGGCCTGACCTTCCGCGCGGTCGACACCGCGGCCGCCGTACCGAACGGCACGGCGTCCAACTACTTCGCCAACCGCGACGACCTGCTCACTCAGGCGGGCCTGCGCATCCATGACCGGCTGGGGCCCAACCCGGCCGACCTGGATCAGCCGCCGTCGGCCGAGTTCCTCACCGCGCTGCTGCAGTTGCTCCGCCATCGGCTGACCGCTGACCGGACGGGGTACTTGGCGCTGCTGGAGCTTCGCCTGGAAGCCACGCGGCGGCCGGCGCTGCAGCAGGCGCTTACTGAGCGGGTGCGGGCGAATCTGGAGGAGAACAGGGCGCTCCACGAGGCACATGGGCTGCCGGGGGATCCGTTGGTGCTGTACTGCGCGGTCGGCGGGTTGATGCTCGAGCAGCTGACGCTGCCTGGTGTGCTGCCGGAGGGCGCACTGGAGGATGTTGTTCAGGCGCTAGTCCACCCAGGCACGTAG